One Neisseria sp. Marseille-Q5346 genomic region harbors:
- a CDS encoding zinc ABC transporter substrate-binding protein: MKHWKLGIVAALLTGAAYAAPLPVVTSFSILGDVAKQIGGDRVVVQSLVGPNQDSHAYHMTSGDIKKIRSAKLVLLNGLGLEAADVQRAVKQSKVPFAEATKGIQALKAEEGGHHHDHDHEGHHHDHGEFDPHVWTDPVLMGTYAQNVANALIQVDPEGKTYYQQRLGNYQMQLKKLHSDAQAAFNAVPAAKRKVLTGHDAFSYMGKRYNIEFIAPQGVSSEAEPSAKQVASIIRQIKREGIKAVFTENIKDTRMIDRIAKETGVNVSGRLYSDALGGAPANSYIGMYRYNVKVMTDAMKK; encoded by the coding sequence ATGAAACATTGGAAACTCGGCATCGTTGCCGCATTATTGACCGGTGCAGCTTATGCCGCTCCGCTGCCTGTTGTCACCAGCTTCAGCATTTTGGGCGACGTGGCCAAACAGATTGGTGGCGACCGTGTGGTCGTTCAAAGCTTGGTGGGCCCTAACCAAGACAGCCATGCCTACCACATGACCAGTGGCGACATCAAAAAAATCCGCAGTGCCAAATTGGTATTGCTTAACGGTTTGGGCTTGGAAGCCGCCGATGTACAGCGTGCAGTCAAACAGAGCAAAGTGCCTTTCGCCGAAGCGACAAAAGGCATTCAGGCTTTGAAAGCAGAAGAGGGCGGCCATCATCATGACCACGATCATGAAGGCCATCATCACGATCACGGCGAGTTTGATCCGCACGTTTGGACCGACCCCGTCCTGATGGGCACATATGCGCAAAACGTTGCCAATGCTTTGATTCAAGTCGATCCTGAAGGCAAAACCTACTATCAGCAACGTTTGGGCAACTATCAAATGCAGCTGAAAAAATTGCACAGTGATGCGCAGGCTGCCTTTAATGCCGTACCTGCCGCCAAGCGTAAAGTCTTGACCGGGCATGATGCGTTCTCTTACATGGGCAAACGCTACAATATTGAATTTATCGCCCCTCAAGGCGTGAGCAGCGAAGCCGAGCCGTCTGCCAAACAAGTGGCTTCCATTATCCGCCAAATCAAACGCGAGGGTATTAAAGCCGTCTTTACTGAAAACATCAAAGACACGCGCATGATTGACCGTATCGCCAAAGAAACCGGCGTCAATGTCAGCGGACGTTTGTATTCCGATGCATTGGGTGGCGCACCGGCCAACAGCTACATCGGCATGTACCGCTACAATGTCAAAGTTATGACCGATGCCATGAAAAAATAA
- a CDS encoding TonB-dependent copper receptor, which produces MKYPPLLILPIALAVSQAWADTDPTPEETVTLSPVTVTGTQQEKANRVTFNPKAALQPLPAGDGADLLQSVPNMSIIRKGGSSGDPLFRGLGGSRLSVNADDQFIYGGCGMRMDPPTAYIHPNSFDKVVVTKGPQTVTQGMGLVSGSVQFIRKDPDFTEKPYNINATLTAGSNDRLDGSLEAEFGGKYGYVRTNISHNEADDYKDGDGNRIHSNFKRDSQMLQLGITPTENTTIAGTYERSRAKVAYADRMMDGSKFDRDAWNIRFTQRNLTPWFSELELRYGKSEIDHVMDTYSLRTIYNPAGKQIKNANNPKRNTDTGRLKATFDWDKLNLQTGLDYLDDVHVARMERGGDGYSHKPYMPNQSFKQWGIFTEASWQQTDNQRWVAGLRHDQVKAHYDTARVTDPVLKHQKFNLNSGFLRWERNADNGLKYYAGFGIAERAPDYWERLRSENKAIRAEQNRQIDAGVIWKRPNLHASVSVFGSDIKDFIMMERQGMNFGVRNINASRFGGEAEVKWTFAPNWEVGTSLAYTHGKNRTDGKPLAQTPPLEWNNTLAFDNGKFSAGALWRVVAKQNRYSKGQGNIVGQDIGASSGFGVLSLNAGWKFSKYATLQGGVDNVFNKTYAEFVSRGGDPSAGTQTMRVNEPGRTAWLRLQAKF; this is translated from the coding sequence ATGAAATACCCACCATTACTTATCTTACCCATTGCCTTAGCCGTATCCCAAGCATGGGCAGATACCGATCCTACACCTGAAGAAACGGTTACCCTTTCCCCTGTCACCGTCACCGGCACACAACAAGAAAAAGCCAATCGCGTTACTTTCAACCCCAAAGCTGCTTTGCAACCCCTCCCTGCCGGAGACGGGGCAGACCTTTTACAATCCGTGCCCAACATGAGCATCATCCGCAAAGGCGGCAGCTCGGGCGATCCGCTGTTCCGTGGTTTAGGCGGCTCGCGCCTCTCCGTCAATGCCGACGACCAGTTTATTTATGGCGGTTGCGGTATGCGCATGGACCCGCCGACTGCCTATATTCACCCAAATTCATTTGATAAAGTCGTGGTCACCAAAGGCCCACAAACCGTTACCCAAGGTATGGGCTTGGTCAGCGGTTCGGTGCAATTTATCCGTAAAGATCCTGATTTCACTGAAAAACCTTACAACATCAACGCCACCCTGACAGCAGGCAGCAACGACCGCCTTGACGGCTCGCTGGAAGCCGAGTTCGGCGGCAAATACGGCTACGTCCGTACCAATATCTCCCATAACGAAGCCGACGACTACAAAGACGGCGACGGCAACCGCATTCACTCCAACTTCAAACGCGACAGCCAAATGTTGCAACTGGGTATTACCCCGACAGAAAACACCACCATTGCCGGCACATACGAGCGCAGCAGAGCCAAGGTTGCCTATGCCGACCGTATGATGGACGGCAGCAAATTCGACCGTGATGCGTGGAACATCCGCTTTACCCAACGCAACCTTACCCCATGGTTCAGCGAGTTGGAACTGCGCTACGGTAAAAGCGAAATCGACCACGTGATGGACACATACAGCCTGCGTACCATCTACAATCCTGCCGGCAAGCAGATTAAAAATGCCAACAACCCTAAACGTAATACCGATACAGGCCGTCTGAAAGCCACTTTCGACTGGGACAAGCTCAACCTGCAAACCGGTTTGGATTATCTGGACGACGTCCACGTCGCACGCATGGAGCGTGGTGGCGACGGCTACAGCCACAAGCCTTACATGCCCAACCAAAGTTTCAAACAATGGGGTATTTTCACCGAAGCCTCTTGGCAGCAAACCGACAATCAACGTTGGGTAGCAGGTTTGCGCCATGACCAAGTCAAAGCGCATTACGATACCGCGCGCGTGACCGACCCCGTTTTGAAACATCAAAAATTCAATTTGAACTCAGGCTTCCTGCGCTGGGAAAGAAATGCGGACAACGGCCTGAAATACTATGCCGGCTTCGGTATTGCAGAACGCGCACCTGACTACTGGGAACGCCTGCGCTCGGAAAACAAAGCCATCCGCGCAGAGCAAAACCGCCAAATTGATGCAGGTGTAATCTGGAAACGTCCTAATCTCCACGCTTCCGTATCCGTATTCGGTAGCGACATCAAAGACTTCATCATGATGGAGCGCCAAGGCATGAATTTCGGCGTGCGCAACATCAACGCTTCTCGCTTTGGCGGCGAAGCCGAAGTCAAATGGACATTTGCGCCTAACTGGGAAGTTGGCACCAGCCTCGCATACACCCACGGAAAAAACCGCACCGACGGCAAACCTTTGGCACAAACACCGCCGCTCGAGTGGAACAACACCCTCGCCTTTGACAACGGCAAATTCAGTGCGGGTGCATTATGGCGTGTCGTGGCCAAACAAAACCGTTACAGCAAAGGTCAAGGCAATATCGTCGGCCAAGACATCGGCGCTTCTTCGGGCTTTGGCGTACTCTCGCTCAACGCCGGTTGGAAATTCAGCAAATACGCCACATTGCAAGGCGGCGTGGACAACGTGTTCAACAAAACCTATGCTGAATTCGTCAGCCGCGGCGGCGACCCTTCTGCCGGTACACAAACCATGCGCGTGAACGAACCCGGCCGTACTGCATGGCTGAGACTGCAAGCGAAGTTCTAA
- the apaG gene encoding Co2+/Mg2+ efflux protein ApaG, whose protein sequence is MNEIEINVEPRYMAGQSDVYRDRYAFNYLITICNRSDEIITLRQRFWEITDGHGETEQVGHAGLIEEQPVLYPGEAYEYNSGSQISTPWGSIEGAYEFEDSIGKRFVIGVPKLEFKAGFTLQ, encoded by the coding sequence ATGAATGAAATCGAGATTAACGTGGAGCCGCGTTATATGGCCGGTCAGAGCGACGTCTACCGCGACCGCTATGCCTTCAATTATCTGATTACCATCTGCAACCGCAGTGATGAAATCATTACTTTGCGTCAGCGTTTTTGGGAAATCACCGACGGACACGGTGAGACAGAGCAGGTCGGACATGCCGGCTTGATTGAAGAGCAACCTGTTTTGTACCCGGGTGAAGCCTATGAGTACAACAGCGGTTCGCAAATCAGCACGCCTTGGGGCAGCATCGAAGGCGCGTATGAGTTTGAAGACAGCATCGGCAAACGTTTCGTTATCGGGGTGCCGAAGCTTGAATTCAAAGCAGGCTTTACGTTGCAATAG
- a CDS encoding sodium-dependent transporter, with product MSNHSSWSSKIGFVLAAAGSAIGLGAIWKFPYTAGTNGGAVFFLLFLIFTILVALPVQLAEFYIGRTGGKNAIDSFKALRPGSQWPWVGRMGVAACFILLSFYSVVGGWVLNYVVHSFTGEIHAGADFEALFGKTISSPFGSLFYQGLFMLITIWVVKGGVSDGIEKANRVLMPGLFILFIALAVRSLTLPGAMEGVAFLLKPDWSYLKPGTMLTALGQAFFALSIGVSAMITYASYLGKDQDMFRSGHMIMWMNLFVSLLAGLVIFPAVFAFGFEPGQGPGLIFVVLPAVFMKMPMGTYLFAVFMLLVVFATLTSAFSMLETVIAATIRQDEKKRSSHAWVTGIAIFIVGIPSALSFGVWSEFKIFGKTIFDLWDFIISAVIMPIGALSVAVFTSWVQDKQSVLRDAGMGSTIPKQLLYLWLGVLRYLAPIAIIVVFINSLGLI from the coding sequence ATGAGCAACCATTCATCTTGGTCATCCAAAATCGGCTTTGTGCTTGCTGCGGCAGGCTCGGCCATCGGTTTGGGTGCAATTTGGAAATTCCCTTATACAGCCGGTACCAACGGCGGCGCCGTATTCTTTCTTTTGTTTTTGATTTTCACCATTTTGGTGGCTTTACCGGTTCAACTGGCCGAGTTTTACATCGGTCGTACAGGCGGTAAAAACGCCATTGATTCCTTCAAAGCATTGCGCCCGGGTTCGCAGTGGCCGTGGGTTGGCCGCATGGGTGTGGCCGCGTGTTTTATTTTGCTATCGTTTTACAGCGTGGTTGGCGGCTGGGTATTGAACTACGTCGTGCACAGCTTTACCGGCGAAATTCATGCCGGTGCAGACTTTGAAGCCTTGTTCGGCAAAACGATTTCTTCGCCGTTTGGTTCGCTGTTTTACCAAGGCTTGTTCATGCTGATTACCATTTGGGTGGTCAAAGGCGGCGTTTCAGACGGCATTGAAAAGGCAAACCGCGTGTTGATGCCGGGTTTGTTTATCCTCTTTATCGCGCTGGCTGTTCGTTCGCTGACTTTGCCCGGCGCAATGGAGGGCGTGGCATTCTTGTTAAAACCGGATTGGTCGTATTTGAAACCGGGTACGATGCTGACTGCTTTGGGGCAGGCGTTTTTTGCTTTGAGTATCGGCGTGTCCGCGATGATTACCTATGCCTCGTATTTGGGTAAGGATCAGGATATGTTCCGCTCCGGCCATATGATTATGTGGATGAACCTGTTTGTATCGCTGCTGGCCGGTTTGGTGATTTTCCCTGCGGTATTTGCCTTCGGTTTTGAACCCGGCCAAGGCCCTGGTTTGATTTTTGTCGTGTTGCCTGCAGTCTTCATGAAAATGCCGATGGGTACATATTTGTTTGCCGTGTTCATGCTGTTGGTTGTCTTTGCGACGCTGACTTCCGCATTTTCGATGCTGGAAACCGTTATCGCGGCAACCATCCGCCAAGACGAAAAAAAGCGCAGCAGCCACGCTTGGGTAACCGGCATTGCGATTTTCATAGTTGGTATTCCTTCGGCGCTGTCATTTGGCGTTTGGAGCGAGTTTAAAATTTTCGGCAAAACCATTTTTGACTTGTGGGACTTCATTATTTCCGCCGTTATTATGCCAATTGGCGCATTGAGCGTTGCTGTGTTTACGTCATGGGTTCAGGACAAACAGTCCGTCCTGCGCGATGCGGGCATGGGCAGTACCATTCCGAAACAGTTGCTTTACCTGTGGCTGGGTGTGCTTCGCTATCTTGCGCCGATTGCGATTATTGTGGTGTTCATCAACTCTTTGGGTTTGATTTAA
- a CDS encoding metal ABC transporter ATP-binding protein, with the protein MSIVVENLTVSYQRRPVVHHVDMVFEDGKMWTIFGPNGAGKSTLLKAIMGLQKTDTGSVRYENMARKDIAYLPQQSDIDRSQPMTVFELAAMGLWYEIGFFGRVNAAQKKRVMAALERVEMQDFATRQIAHLSNGQFQRVLFARMLVQDAKFLLLDEPFNAVDARTTYALLEVLRQCHQDGQAVIAVLHDYEQVRAYFANTLLLAREKVTAGATENVLTDEFLAQANRMMQKQEAADWCAV; encoded by the coding sequence ATGAGTATCGTGGTAGAAAATCTAACGGTCAGCTATCAGCGCAGGCCGGTGGTGCACCATGTGGATATGGTGTTTGAAGATGGCAAGATGTGGACGATTTTCGGGCCGAACGGCGCGGGTAAATCGACTTTGCTCAAAGCCATTATGGGCTTGCAGAAGACGGACACGGGCAGCGTGCGCTATGAAAATATGGCGCGCAAGGACATTGCCTATCTGCCGCAGCAGTCGGATATTGACCGCAGCCAGCCGATGACGGTGTTTGAACTGGCGGCGATGGGGCTGTGGTATGAAATCGGCTTTTTCGGACGTGTGAACGCGGCGCAGAAAAAGCGCGTGATGGCGGCTTTGGAACGCGTGGAAATGCAGGATTTTGCCACGCGCCAAATCGCGCACTTATCTAATGGCCAATTCCAACGCGTATTGTTTGCGCGGATGCTGGTGCAGGATGCCAAATTTTTGCTGCTGGACGAACCGTTTAACGCGGTGGATGCGCGGACGACTTATGCGCTGTTGGAAGTTTTGCGCCAGTGCCATCAGGACGGTCAGGCAGTGATTGCCGTGTTGCATGATTATGAGCAGGTGAGGGCATATTTTGCCAATACGCTGCTTTTGGCGCGTGAAAAAGTGACTGCCGGTGCGACGGAAAATGTGTTGACCGATGAGTTTTTGGCACAGGCAAACCGAATGATGCAGAAACAGGAAGCGGCCGATTGGTGCGCGGTTTAA
- a CDS encoding amino acid aminotransferase, which translates to MYRHVEYYPGDPILSLVETFKRDERPEKVNLSIGIYFDDEGKMPVLESVRRAEAERAAVPRPSPYLPMEGLDTYRSAVQRLLFGQDNPALAEGRVATVQTLGGSGALKVGADFLHRWFPDAKAYVSDPTWDNHKGIFEGAGFEVGTYPYYNPETVGVKFEEMTAFFKTLPENSVLILHPCCQNPTGVDMSQAQWDEVLDIIKTHKLIPFMDIAYQGFGEDLDSDAYAIRKAVEMGLPLFVSNSFSKNLSLYGERVGGLSVVCPNKEEAELVFGQLKFTVRRIYSSPAAHGAYIASDVMNRDDLRVLWENEVYAMRDRIRAMRQKLYDVLTAKIPNRDFSYFIKQRGMFSYTGLTVEQVHRLRDEFAVYLLDSGRMCVAGLNASNIDYVAEAFAKVLQ; encoded by the coding sequence ATGTACCGTCATGTCGAGTATTATCCGGGCGATCCGATTTTGAGTTTGGTTGAAACCTTCAAACGCGACGAGCGTCCTGAAAAAGTCAACTTGAGCATAGGCATTTATTTTGATGACGAAGGCAAAATGCCGGTTTTGGAATCTGTCCGCCGGGCAGAAGCAGAGCGTGCGGCTGTACCGCGCCCATCTCCTTATCTGCCGATGGAAGGTTTGGACACTTATCGAAGCGCAGTTCAGCGTTTGCTGTTCGGGCAGGATAATCCGGCGCTGGCAGAAGGGCGCGTTGCGACCGTACAGACTTTAGGCGGTTCAGGAGCGTTGAAAGTCGGTGCCGACTTTTTGCACCGTTGGTTCCCCGATGCAAAAGCCTATGTCAGCGATCCGACGTGGGACAACCATAAAGGCATTTTTGAAGGCGCCGGTTTTGAAGTGGGGACGTATCCTTATTACAACCCTGAAACCGTCGGCGTGAAATTTGAAGAGATGACTGCGTTTTTCAAAACATTACCGGAAAACAGTGTCTTGATTTTGCATCCATGTTGCCAAAACCCGACCGGCGTAGATATGTCGCAAGCGCAATGGGATGAAGTGTTGGACATCATCAAAACGCACAAGCTGATTCCGTTTATGGATATTGCCTATCAAGGTTTCGGCGAGGATTTGGACAGCGATGCCTATGCGATTCGTAAAGCCGTCGAAATGGGATTGCCTTTGTTTGTCAGCAACTCTTTCTCGAAAAACCTGTCGCTGTACGGCGAGCGTGTCGGCGGTTTGAGCGTAGTGTGTCCTAATAAGGAAGAAGCAGAGCTGGTGTTCGGACAGTTGAAATTTACCGTCCGCCGTATTTATTCCAGCCCTGCCGCGCATGGTGCATATATTGCGTCTGATGTGATGAACCGCGATGATTTACGCGTTTTGTGGGAAAACGAGGTTTATGCCATGCGCGACCGCATCCGTGCCATGCGTCAGAAACTTTATGATGTTTTGACGGCCAAAATTCCCAATCGCGATTTCAGCTATTTCATCAAACAGCGCGGTATGTTCAGCTATACAGGCCTAACCGTAGAGCAGGTACACCGCCTGCGTGACGAGTTTGCCGTTTACCTGCTGGATTCAGGCAGGATGTGTGTGGCAGGATTGAATGCATCGAATATCGATTATGTGGCCGAAGCATTTGCCAAAGTGTTGCAATAG
- a CDS encoding phosphatidylglycerophosphatase A, which produces MAERKPTFSWLLQKPLCFLGFGFGSGLSPVAPGTAGTLAALPLAFVLCLLGIDGWILLLLCIALFFWGIRICGYTERELGIQDYGGIVWDEIVAMLLVLSLIPFKWSWWLVAFVIFRLFDALKPWPIKWFDRRIHGGLGIMLDDLIAAAMTLMVLGLFYWIA; this is translated from the coding sequence TTGGCTGAACGTAAACCTACTTTTTCTTGGCTGTTGCAAAAACCATTGTGTTTTTTAGGATTCGGTTTCGGCAGCGGCTTGTCGCCGGTTGCGCCGGGTACGGCCGGAACGCTGGCAGCATTACCTCTGGCTTTTGTATTGTGCCTGTTGGGCATAGACGGCTGGATATTGCTTTTATTGTGTATCGCCTTGTTTTTCTGGGGTATCCGCATTTGCGGTTATACCGAGAGGGAACTGGGCATTCAGGATTACGGCGGTATCGTCTGGGATGAAATTGTCGCGATGCTGTTGGTGCTGTCGCTGATTCCGTTTAAATGGAGCTGGTGGCTGGTGGCTTTTGTTATTTTCCGCTTGTTTGATGCGTTGAAACCATGGCCGATCAAATGGTTTGACCGGCGGATTCATGGAGGTTTAGGCATTATGCTTGATGATTTGATTGCAGCTGCGATGACCTTGATGGTCTTGGGCCTGTTTTATTGGATCGCGTGA
- a CDS encoding metal ABC transporter permease — MDLYDLVVAPFAEFDFMRYALASIFCLALSAAPVGVFLVMRRMSLVGDALSHAVLPGAAIGYMFAGLSLPAMSVGGFAAGLLMALLAGLVSRFTSLKEDANFAAFYLSSLAIGVVLVSKNGSSVDLLHLLFGSVLAVDIPALQLIAVSASVTILLMAVMFRPLVLESIDPLFLKAVGGKGGFWHVLFLVLVVMNLVAGFQALGTLMSVGLMMLPAITARLWAKSMGWLMILSVALALLCGLAGLLFSYHIEIPSGPAIILCCGTLYLISVVFGWEGGILAKWLRRKKHRTA, encoded by the coding sequence ATGGATTTATATGATTTGGTCGTCGCGCCGTTCGCCGAATTTGACTTTATGCGCTATGCCTTGGCGTCGATTTTCTGCCTGGCATTGAGCGCGGCGCCTGTCGGTGTGTTTTTGGTGATGCGCCGCATGAGTTTGGTGGGCGATGCCTTGAGCCATGCGGTTTTGCCCGGTGCGGCCATTGGCTATATGTTTGCCGGCTTGAGTTTGCCTGCAATGAGCGTCGGCGGTTTTGCAGCCGGTTTGCTGATGGCTTTGTTGGCCGGTTTGGTCAGCCGGTTTACTTCATTGAAAGAAGACGCAAACTTTGCCGCATTTTATTTGAGCAGCCTTGCCATCGGCGTGGTTTTGGTCAGCAAAAACGGCAGCAGCGTCGATTTGCTGCATTTGCTGTTTGGCTCGGTATTGGCGGTCGATATTCCGGCTTTGCAGCTGATTGCCGTTTCTGCGAGTGTCACTATTTTGCTGATGGCGGTCATGTTCCGTCCGCTGGTGTTGGAAAGCATAGACCCTTTGTTCCTCAAGGCTGTCGGCGGTAAGGGTGGCTTTTGGCATGTGCTGTTTTTGGTGCTGGTCGTGATGAATCTGGTTGCCGGTTTTCAGGCATTGGGCACGCTGATGTCGGTCGGTTTGATGATGTTGCCGGCAATTACTGCCAGACTGTGGGCGAAAAGCATGGGTTGGCTGATGATTTTGTCTGTCGCATTGGCTTTGCTTTGCGGCTTGGCAGGGCTGTTGTTTTCCTACCATATCGAAATCCCGTCCGGCCCGGCGATTATTTTATGCTGCGGCACGCTTTACCTGATTTCCGTCGTGTTCGGTTGGGAAGGCGGCATTTTGGCAAAATGGCTGCGCCGCAAGAAACACCGCACGGCATGA
- a CDS encoding cytochrome c5 family protein, which produces MKQLRDHKAQGSALFTLVSGIVIVIAVIYFLIKLAGSGSFGDVAETTEAATQTRIQPVGQLKLGDGIPVGERQGDQIFNKICIQCHAADSIVPKAPKFENKGDWAPRIAQGFDTLFQHALNGFNAMPAKGGAADLTDQELKRVITYMANKSGGTFPDPDAAAPADAAASGEAASALAAEGAAPAEAPKADAAKADDKGAAAPAAGGADGKKVYEANCQACHGGAVPGVPHVGKKEDWAPRIKQGKDTLHKHALEGFNAMPAKGGNGSLSDDEVKAAVDYMANQSGAKF; this is translated from the coding sequence ATGAAACAACTCCGCGACCACAAAGCCCAAGGCTCTGCATTGTTCACCCTTGTGAGCGGTATCGTTATTGTCATTGCAGTGATTTACTTCCTGATCAAACTGGCGGGAAGCGGTTCATTCGGCGATGTTGCCGAAACAACCGAAGCTGCGACTCAAACCCGTATCCAGCCAGTCGGCCAACTGAAATTGGGCGACGGTATTCCAGTCGGCGAGCGTCAAGGCGATCAGATTTTCAACAAAATCTGTATTCAATGTCACGCTGCGGACAGCATCGTTCCTAAAGCGCCTAAATTTGAAAACAAAGGCGATTGGGCGCCTCGCATTGCACAAGGTTTCGATACTTTGTTCCAACACGCTTTGAACGGCTTTAACGCCATGCCTGCAAAAGGCGGCGCAGCCGATTTGACCGACCAAGAACTCAAACGCGTCATCACTTACATGGCGAACAAGAGCGGCGGTACCTTCCCTGATCCGGATGCCGCAGCCCCTGCCGATGCAGCCGCTTCCGGTGAAGCCGCTTCAGCTCTGGCGGCTGAAGGTGCAGCTCCTGCAGAAGCCCCTAAAGCAGATGCGGCCAAAGCAGATGACAAAGGTGCGGCAGCTCCGGCAGCCGGCGGCGCAGACGGCAAAAAAGTTTACGAAGCCAACTGCCAAGCATGTCACGGCGGTGCAGTTCCAGGTGTTCCTCATGTAGGTAAAAAAGAAGACTGGGCTCCTCGTATCAAACAAGGTAAAGACACCCTGCACAAACACGCACTCGAAGGCTTTAACGCAATGCCTGCCAAAGGCGGTAACGGTAGCCTGAGCGATGATGAAGTGAAAGCTGCAGTTGATTACATGGCTAATCAGTCTGGTGCTAAATTCTAA
- a CDS encoding FadR/GntR family transcriptional regulator, whose protein sequence is MTKLVRPQKISDQVLAILEERIATGIYEEGSKLPPERTLAEEFGVSRPSVRVALNILIAKQVLEARQGDGYYVSVKPQQDFLQSWQELLGKHTNWETDVFDFSCHIEGCMAALAAERRTDADLKRIDFWRQKFETACESGNLEHQAEADVSFHQTIADAAHNILFSHLSSSLLKMLYQQTRSGIIYIHQTEDPRPTLIAQHRAIFEAVAQAKPSEAAEAAKLHLNYVARRILQDREYQSRSEHADVLAQNDLKRVDW, encoded by the coding sequence ATGACGAAATTGGTTCGTCCGCAAAAAATCAGCGATCAGGTTTTAGCCATTTTGGAAGAACGTATCGCGACCGGCATTTATGAAGAAGGCAGTAAATTGCCTCCCGAACGTACGCTTGCGGAAGAATTCGGCGTATCGCGTCCGTCGGTCAGGGTGGCGTTGAATATTTTAATTGCCAAGCAGGTTTTGGAAGCGCGGCAGGGCGATGGCTATTATGTTTCCGTCAAGCCGCAACAGGATTTTTTGCAAAGCTGGCAGGAATTGCTCGGCAAACATACCAATTGGGAAACAGACGTATTCGATTTCAGCTGTCACATTGAAGGCTGTATGGCGGCGCTGGCCGCCGAAAGACGGACTGATGCTGATTTGAAACGTATTGACTTCTGGCGGCAGAAGTTTGAAACGGCCTGTGAAAGCGGAAATTTGGAGCATCAAGCCGAAGCAGACGTCAGCTTCCATCAAACCATTGCCGATGCCGCGCACAATATCCTATTCAGCCACCTTTCCAGCAGCCTGCTCAAAATGCTTTATCAGCAAACACGCAGCGGCATTATCTATATCCATCAAACCGAAGACCCGCGCCCGACGCTGATTGCCCAGCACCGCGCTATTTTTGAAGCCGTTGCCCAGGCTAAACCGTCGGAAGCTGCTGAGGCAGCCAAGCTGCATTTGAATTATGTCGCTCGCCGCATTTTGCAGGACAGGGAATATCAAAGCCGCAGCGAGCATGCGGATGTATTGGCACAAAATGATTTAAAACGGGTAGATTGGTAG
- a CDS encoding DUF2288 domain-containing protein — protein MSIPLLNEKLNTETARISWEELQPHFARGAAVYVAPDLDLIAVARHVAEDEAAPLKHWMEQGKFGAISDDMARTFLADKQEMWAVVVAPWVLVQPCKD, from the coding sequence ATGTCTATTCCACTCTTAAACGAAAAACTCAATACCGAAACCGCCCGCATTTCATGGGAAGAGCTGCAACCCCACTTCGCACGCGGTGCCGCCGTCTATGTAGCACCTGATTTGGATTTGATTGCCGTCGCCCGCCATGTTGCCGAAGATGAAGCCGCGCCATTGAAACATTGGATGGAACAAGGCAAATTCGGTGCCATCAGCGATGATATGGCGCGTACTTTTCTAGCGGATAAGCAGGAAATGTGGGCGGTCGTTGTAGCGCCGTGGGTATTGGTACAGCCCTGCAAAGACTGA